A window of Tautonia plasticadhaerens contains these coding sequences:
- the prfB gene encoding peptide chain release factor 2 (programmed frameshift), with translation MDADLKREARSVIDRIVNLRDSLDLGDKQARRDELEAQMGRPDFWNDQEKAQVVIGELKTLNAVIKPFEELIGQGDDLETMIELAEETGDDSFDQELRDSTARAVKAFEAFELRSMLSGPNDHRSAFVTINAGAGGTEACDWAEMLLRQYMMWAEAHGYKVEITDREDGGSAGISNATLHISGNLAYGYLKCETGVHRLVRISPFDSQSRRQTSFASVDVLPEVDDSISIEIRDCDLEREVFRCGGPGGQHQNKTESGVRYRHVPTGVVAESRSERSQFKNDDNAMALLKAKLIKMEEMKREAEYAKMYDEKGEISFGSQIRNYVLQPYQLVKDLRTGFEVGNPRSVLDGDLDGFIEAYLRMKLEQGETTPAT, from the exons ATGGACGCCGATCTGAAGCGCGAAGCCCGAAGCGTGATCGACCGGATCGTCAACCTGCGAGACTCTCTT GACTTGGGCGACAAGCAAGCCCGTCGAGACGAACTCGAGGCGCAGATGGGCCGACCCGATTTCTGGAACGACCAGGAGAAGGCCCAGGTCGTCATCGGCGAGCTGAAGACGCTCAACGCCGTGATCAAGCCGTTCGAGGAGCTGATCGGCCAGGGGGATGACCTGGAGACCATGATCGAGTTGGCCGAGGAGACCGGGGACGACTCTTTCGACCAGGAGCTGCGCGATTCCACCGCCAGGGCGGTGAAGGCCTTCGAGGCGTTCGAGCTGCGCTCGATGCTCTCCGGCCCCAACGACCACCGCAGCGCCTTCGTCACCATCAACGCCGGGGCCGGCGGCACCGAGGCCTGCGACTGGGCCGAGATGCTGCTCCGCCAGTACATGATGTGGGCCGAGGCCCACGGCTACAAGGTCGAGATCACCGACCGAGAGGACGGCGGCTCGGCCGGCATCTCCAACGCCACGCTGCACATCTCCGGCAACCTCGCCTACGGCTACCTCAAGTGCGAGACCGGCGTGCACCGGCTGGTCCGGATCAGCCCGTTCGACTCCCAGTCCCGTCGCCAGACGTCGTTCGCCTCCGTGGACGTGCTCCCCGAGGTCGACGACTCGATCTCCATCGAAATCCGCGACTGCGACCTCGAGCGCGAGGTCTTCCGCTGCGGAGGCCCCGGCGGCCAGCACCAGAACAAGACCGAGTCGGGCGTCCGGTACCGGCACGTCCCGACCGGGGTCGTCGCCGAATCCCGCTCCGAGCGGTCGCAGTTCAAGAACGACGACAACGCCATGGCGCTGCTCAAGGCCAAGCTCATCAAGATGGAAGAGATGAAGCGTGAGGCCGAGTATGCCAAGATGTACGACGAGAAGGGCGAGATCAGCTTCGGCAGCCAGATCCGCAACTATGTCCTCCAGCCCTACCAGCTGGTCAAGGACTTGCGGACCGGCTTCGAGGTCGGCAACCCCCGGTCCGTGCTCGACGGCGACCTCGACGGCTTCATCGAGGCCTACCTCCGCATGAAGCTCGAACAGGGCGAGACCACCCCGGCGACCTGA
- the glyA gene encoding serine hydroxymethyltransferase: MNALPDRDPEVFEAIVAEERRQRDELELIASENYTSKAVMEAVGSVLTNKYAEGLPGRRYYGGCEHVDTTERLAIDRAKRLFGAEHANVQPHSGASANMAVYFASLEIGDTVLAMDLAHGGHLTHGMPLNYSGRWYKTIGYGLERQTERLDYDGIDRLAREHKPKLILAGASAYSRVIDFDRIAEVAREVGAVFMVDMAHIAGLVAAGLHPSPVPVADFVTSTTHKTLRGPRGGIVLCKSAWAKKLDSAVFPGIQGGPLEHVIAGKAVCFGEALSGDFKGYCAQVIANARTLGEELTRAGFRIISGGTDNHLILVDVTPKGLTGKIAESSLGRAGITINKNLIPFDARKPLDPSGIRLGTPALTTRGLKEDAIRQVASWIVAVLNAPDDEALASRVRGEIADFGRDYPVPADAGSPAVA; encoded by the coding sequence CTGAATGCACTGCCCGACCGCGACCCCGAGGTCTTCGAGGCGATCGTCGCCGAGGAACGCCGACAGCGAGATGAGCTGGAGCTGATCGCCTCGGAGAATTACACGAGCAAGGCCGTGATGGAGGCCGTCGGCTCGGTCCTGACGAACAAGTACGCCGAGGGGCTCCCCGGCCGACGCTACTATGGCGGCTGCGAGCACGTCGACACGACCGAGCGGCTGGCCATCGACCGGGCCAAGCGGCTCTTCGGAGCCGAACATGCCAACGTCCAGCCCCACTCCGGCGCCTCGGCCAACATGGCGGTGTACTTCGCCAGCCTGGAGATCGGCGACACGGTCCTGGCGATGGACCTCGCCCACGGCGGGCACCTCACCCACGGCATGCCCCTAAACTACTCCGGCCGCTGGTACAAGACCATCGGCTACGGGCTGGAGCGCCAGACCGAGCGGCTCGACTACGACGGCATCGACCGGCTCGCACGGGAACACAAGCCCAAGCTGATCCTCGCCGGCGCCAGCGCCTACTCCCGGGTCATCGACTTCGACCGGATCGCCGAAGTCGCCCGGGAGGTCGGCGCCGTGTTCATGGTGGACATGGCCCACATCGCCGGCCTGGTCGCCGCCGGCCTGCACCCGAGCCCGGTGCCGGTGGCCGACTTCGTCACCTCGACCACGCACAAGACCCTCCGGGGGCCCCGGGGAGGCATCGTCCTCTGCAAATCCGCCTGGGCCAAGAAGCTCGATTCGGCCGTGTTCCCCGGCATCCAGGGCGGCCCGCTGGAGCACGTCATCGCCGGCAAGGCCGTCTGTTTCGGCGAGGCCCTCTCCGGCGACTTCAAGGGTTATTGCGCCCAGGTCATCGCCAATGCCCGGACCCTAGGGGAGGAGCTGACTCGGGCCGGTTTCCGGATCATCTCCGGGGGGACTGACAATCACCTGATCCTCGTCGACGTCACCCCCAAGGGACTGACCGGCAAGATCGCCGAGTCCAGCCTCGGCCGGGCCGGGATCACGATCAACAAGAACCTGATCCCCTTCGACGCCCGAAAGCCGCTCGACCCCAGCGGCATCCGCCTCGGCACCCCGGCGCTGACGACGCGAGGGCTGAAGGAGGACGCGATTCGCCAGGTCGCCTCCTGGATCGTCGCCGTCCTGAACGCCCCCGACGACGAGGCCCTCGCCTCCCGAGTCCGGGGCGAGATTGCCGACTTCGGCCGGGATTACCCCGTACCGGCCGACGCCGGTTCCCCGGCCGTCGCCTGA
- a CDS encoding phosphoadenylyl-sulfate reductase produces MPVEASPSLNLDLGAISRELDTASAWDILRWSVETFGPKLTMATAFGPEGCAILHMLSHVDPDRKVRVFNLDTGYQFRETLELRDRVAERYGIEVELVRADSTVEQFEAANGGPVYSTEPDRCCFERKIVPLRQAVVGYDAWISSIRAEQSEHRARADVVGWDKKFDLVKVNPLLRWSRRDVWAFIVSNKVPYNPLHDQGYPSIGCWPCTRAVAEGETDERAGRWAGQAKTECGLHSLDSSQL; encoded by the coding sequence ATGCCCGTCGAAGCGTCACCGAGCCTGAACCTCGACCTGGGAGCGATCAGCCGGGAGCTGGACACCGCGTCTGCCTGGGACATCCTGCGCTGGTCGGTCGAGACCTTCGGGCCGAAGCTGACGATGGCGACCGCGTTCGGCCCCGAGGGGTGTGCGATCCTGCACATGCTCTCGCACGTCGACCCCGACCGGAAAGTCCGGGTTTTCAATCTGGACACCGGCTACCAGTTCCGCGAGACCCTGGAGCTGCGCGACCGTGTCGCCGAGCGGTACGGGATCGAGGTGGAGCTGGTCCGGGCCGATTCGACCGTCGAGCAGTTCGAGGCGGCCAACGGCGGCCCCGTCTACAGCACCGAGCCGGACCGCTGCTGCTTCGAGCGGAAGATCGTCCCGCTGCGCCAAGCGGTCGTCGGCTACGACGCCTGGATCTCTTCGATCCGGGCGGAGCAGTCCGAGCACCGGGCGAGGGCCGACGTGGTCGGCTGGGACAAGAAGTTCGACCTGGTGAAGGTCAACCCGCTGCTCCGCTGGTCCCGGCGGGACGTCTGGGCGTTCATCGTCTCGAACAAAGTGCCGTACAACCCCCTGCACGACCAGGGTTACCCCTCCATCGGCTGCTGGCCCTGCACGCGAGCCGTCGCCGAGGGCGAGACCGACGAACGGGCCGGCCGATGGGCCGGGCAGGCGAAGACGGAATGCGGCCTGCACTCGCTGGACAGCAGCCAACTCTGA
- a CDS encoding RrF2 family transcriptional regulator, giving the protein MKLSAKAEYACLAMLALARHRPDEPPVRIREIAESQGIPERYLVQILLHLKGAGLVTSVRGASGGYRLTRLPERISIGEVLLAIDGPEDPHREARGPEARALASVWDEVRLAEQEVLDRISLADVTERTAPRDWVI; this is encoded by the coding sequence ATGAAGCTTTCCGCGAAGGCCGAATATGCCTGCCTGGCGATGCTCGCACTGGCCCGTCACCGACCCGACGAGCCTCCGGTGCGGATCCGGGAGATCGCCGAGAGCCAGGGGATCCCTGAGCGATACCTCGTCCAGATCCTCCTGCACCTGAAGGGGGCCGGTCTGGTGACGAGCGTCCGGGGGGCTTCCGGGGGCTATCGGCTGACGAGGCTGCCCGAGCGGATCTCGATCGGCGAGGTGCTGCTGGCCATCGACGGCCCCGAGGACCCCCATCGCGAGGCCCGAGGGCCCGAGGCCCGTGCCCTCGCCTCGGTCTGGGACGAGGTCCGACTCGCCGAGCAGGAGGTCCTGGATCGGATCAGCCTCGCCGACGTGACCGAGCGGACCGCCCCTCGGGACTGGGTCATCTGA
- a CDS encoding bifunctional sulfate adenylyltransferase/adenylylsulfate kinase, with translation MTIPASTPAAGPNSPYGGSLVDLIVDDARAAEMRATAQDFPSLTLDERGLCDLELLATGGFSPLTGFMGKADYERVVSEMRLADGTLWPLPVTLPVDASQGIAEGTTLALRDVYGNLLAFLHVEEVYAYDKEAEAKGAFGTTDAKHPSVAYLNKQPGHYAAGKLEVIRVPPHYDFVELRKTPAEVRALFAEKGWPKVVAFQTRNPLHRAHEELTKRAAEQVGGGLLIHPVVGVTKPGDVDHFTRVRCYRALVDDHYDNDSVVLSLLPLAMRMAGPREALFHAIIRRNFGCTHLIVGRDHAGPGNDSSGKPFYGPYDAQQTMQQYGDEIGMGMVDFKLMVYLPDEDRYCAVDEVPEGTKTANISGTQVRDDYLAKGVPLPEWFSRPAVAEILRDTNPPKFNQGLTIWFTGLSGSGKSTIAHALTERLAEYGRNASMLDGDEIRTHLSKGLGFSKEDRDTNIRRVGYVAGLVAQHGGTILCSVISPYRETRDEARKSSKGNFVEVFCDTPLDVCEARDVKGLYAKARNAVAQGKPMGFTGVDDPYEAPLNPEVTLDTSKLSVAECADAIIEKLLELGYILPHGHR, from the coding sequence CTGACGATTCCTGCCTCAACCCCCGCCGCCGGCCCGAATTCCCCCTATGGCGGCAGCCTGGTCGACCTGATCGTCGACGACGCCCGGGCCGCCGAGATGCGGGCGACCGCACAGGATTTCCCCAGCCTGACGCTCGACGAGCGCGGCCTCTGCGACCTGGAGCTGCTGGCCACGGGCGGCTTCTCCCCGCTGACCGGCTTCATGGGCAAGGCCGACTACGAGCGCGTCGTGTCGGAGATGCGGCTGGCCGACGGCACCCTCTGGCCCCTGCCGGTGACCCTGCCCGTCGACGCCTCGCAGGGCATCGCCGAGGGGACCACCCTCGCGCTGCGGGACGTCTACGGCAACCTGCTCGCCTTCCTCCACGTCGAGGAGGTGTACGCCTACGACAAGGAGGCCGAGGCGAAGGGGGCCTTCGGCACCACCGACGCGAAGCATCCCTCGGTCGCCTACCTGAACAAGCAGCCGGGCCATTATGCCGCCGGCAAGCTGGAGGTCATCCGGGTCCCGCCGCACTACGATTTCGTCGAGCTGCGCAAGACCCCGGCCGAGGTCCGTGCCCTGTTCGCCGAGAAGGGCTGGCCGAAGGTGGTGGCCTTCCAGACCCGGAACCCGCTGCACCGGGCGCATGAGGAGCTGACCAAGCGGGCGGCCGAGCAGGTCGGCGGCGGCCTGCTCATCCACCCGGTCGTCGGCGTGACCAAGCCGGGAGACGTCGACCACTTCACCCGGGTCCGCTGCTACCGGGCCCTGGTCGACGACCACTACGACAACGACTCGGTCGTCCTGAGCCTGCTGCCCCTGGCGATGCGGATGGCCGGCCCCAGGGAGGCCCTCTTCCACGCGATCATCCGCCGCAACTTCGGTTGCACCCACCTGATCGTCGGCCGGGACCACGCCGGTCCCGGCAACGACTCCTCCGGCAAGCCCTTCTACGGGCCGTACGACGCCCAGCAGACGATGCAGCAGTACGGCGACGAGATCGGCATGGGCATGGTCGACTTCAAGTTGATGGTCTACCTGCCGGACGAGGACCGATACTGTGCCGTCGACGAGGTGCCCGAGGGGACCAAGACGGCCAACATCTCGGGCACCCAGGTCCGGGACGACTACCTCGCCAAGGGCGTCCCGCTCCCCGAGTGGTTCAGCCGGCCCGCGGTGGCGGAGATCCTCCGGGACACCAACCCGCCGAAGTTCAACCAGGGCCTGACGATCTGGTTCACCGGCCTCTCGGGATCGGGCAAGAGCACGATCGCGCACGCCCTGACCGAGCGCCTGGCGGAGTATGGCCGGAACGCCTCGATGCTCGACGGCGACGAGATCCGGACCCACCTGTCGAAGGGGCTGGGCTTCAGCAAGGAAGATCGGGATACGAACATTCGCCGGGTCGGCTACGTCGCCGGCCTGGTCGCCCAGCACGGCGGCACGATCCTCTGCTCCGTCATCAGCCCGTACCGGGAGACTCGGGACGAGGCCCGGAAGTCGTCCAAGGGGAACTTCGTCGAGGTCTTCTGCGACACGCCCCTCGACGTCTGCGAGGCGAGGGACGTGAAGGGCCTCTACGCCAAGGCCCGCAACGCCGTCGCCCAGGGCAAGCCGATGGGCTTCACCGGGGTAGACGACCCGTACGAGGCCCCGCTGAACCCCGAGGTCACGCTGGACACCAGCAAGCTCTCCGTCGCCGAGTGTGCCGACGCGATCATCGAGAAATTGCTGGAGTTGGGCTACATCCTGCCGCACGGCCACCGTTGA
- a CDS encoding glycerophosphodiester phosphodiesterase family protein has product MSPPSPPWAILSRALRDFRRSAGAMIGYELLFRMASFAFLGPAVTLILRALIARTGRYAVGNTELLDFILSPMGVATGAVATVLTFFLAAFQLSGVILIAEGRSRGRPRSASNAFVEVLRRSPELLRLGLILFVRFSLVLLPGLTVVWLAYWAFWSRYDLYFLTTSRPPAFWFGVAVSGIASVVVGGISVRLLLRWLVSLPVLLIERRGPQDALRVSASRTRGRPWRNVTILAAWLLGAWLLGLSATGLIRLVGEPMLARASGSLATAIPLIGTLMTVHVLLLVGVDVVVGIALALILFRIDREALEPGTADPESAGVGPTKAPASSGGLGSRRTVLAGVLAVVILSALSCLGILDTIGDPTTVTITAHRGDSSSAPENTLAAIRAAIDSGADAAEIDVQLCADGVVAVVHDEDLRRVAGDPRRIVELDFEELRRIDVGRWFGPDFLGERIPSLDEVLDEAGDRITLNIELKMPRERADPTPLVTAVLDALDRKRARGRCVVSSLSYEAVAEVRRQAPGLPIGFIIFKALGDPTRLDLDFLSVRESVATDDLIAGARRRGWPVHVWTVNDPGRLASLVDRGIADVLTSDPRTMVARRAELKGLDDIDRLLFWYRRALIERPWSPFNGAGGPRPPPVARPR; this is encoded by the coding sequence ATGTCGCCTCCGAGCCCCCCATGGGCGATCCTCTCCCGGGCACTACGCGACTTCCGGCGCTCGGCGGGCGCGATGATCGGCTATGAACTCCTCTTCCGGATGGCGTCGTTCGCGTTCCTCGGGCCGGCCGTCACGCTGATCCTCCGAGCCCTGATCGCCCGGACGGGGCGCTATGCCGTCGGCAACACGGAGTTACTCGACTTCATCCTCTCGCCGATGGGTGTGGCGACGGGGGCCGTGGCAACGGTCCTAACTTTCTTCCTGGCCGCCTTCCAACTCTCAGGCGTCATCCTCATCGCCGAGGGACGGAGCCGAGGCCGGCCGCGATCGGCGAGCAACGCCTTCGTGGAGGTCCTCCGGCGTTCGCCCGAGTTGCTCCGGCTCGGGCTGATCCTCTTCGTCCGATTCTCGCTGGTGTTGTTGCCGGGCCTGACCGTCGTCTGGCTCGCCTACTGGGCATTCTGGTCTCGATACGATCTTTACTTCTTGACGACCTCCCGTCCCCCGGCATTCTGGTTCGGCGTGGCCGTCTCGGGGATCGCCTCCGTGGTCGTCGGGGGCATTTCGGTGCGTCTCCTCCTGCGATGGCTCGTCAGCCTGCCGGTCCTGCTGATCGAGCGCCGAGGTCCCCAGGATGCCCTGCGGGTCAGCGCGTCCAGGACCCGAGGGCGGCCTTGGAGGAACGTGACGATCCTGGCGGCCTGGCTCCTCGGGGCCTGGTTGCTCGGCCTGTCCGCCACGGGTCTCATCCGATTGGTCGGCGAGCCGATGCTGGCACGGGCGTCCGGCTCCCTGGCGACGGCGATCCCCCTGATCGGCACCTTGATGACGGTCCACGTCCTCCTGCTGGTGGGTGTCGACGTCGTGGTCGGGATCGCCCTGGCGCTGATCCTCTTCCGGATCGACCGGGAGGCCCTCGAACCGGGCACGGCCGACCCCGAATCGGCCGGGGTCGGCCCGACAAAGGCCCCCGCCTCGTCGGGAGGGCTCGGGAGCCGACGGACGGTGCTGGCGGGGGTGTTGGCCGTGGTCATCCTGTCGGCGTTGTCCTGCCTCGGGATCCTCGACACGATCGGCGACCCGACGACGGTGACGATCACGGCCCACCGGGGGGATTCGAGTTCGGCCCCCGAGAACACCCTGGCCGCCATCCGGGCCGCCATCGACTCCGGCGCCGACGCCGCCGAGATCGACGTCCAGCTCTGCGCCGATGGGGTGGTCGCCGTCGTCCATGACGAGGATCTCCGGAGGGTGGCGGGCGATCCGAGGCGGATCGTCGAGCTCGACTTCGAGGAACTCCGCCGGATCGACGTCGGGCGGTGGTTCGGCCCGGACTTCCTGGGGGAGCGGATCCCCAGCCTCGACGAGGTACTCGACGAGGCGGGCGATCGGATCACGCTCAACATCGAGTTGAAGATGCCGAGGGAACGAGCCGACCCCACTCCGCTGGTCACGGCTGTGCTTGACGCGCTGGACCGGAAGCGGGCGAGAGGGCGTTGCGTCGTCTCGTCGCTTTCCTACGAGGCGGTCGCCGAGGTCCGTCGGCAGGCCCCGGGGCTGCCGATCGGGTTCATCATTTTCAAAGCCCTGGGGGATCCGACCCGCCTGGACCTCGACTTCCTGAGCGTCCGGGAGTCGGTCGCGACCGATGACCTGATCGCCGGGGCTCGCCGTCGGGGCTGGCCGGTCCACGTCTGGACCGTCAACGACCCGGGCCGTCTCGCTTCGCTCGTCGACCGGGGGATCGCCGACGTCCTCACGTCCGACCCGAGGACCATGGTCGCCCGGCGAGCCGAACTCAAGGGACTGGACGACATCGACCGCCTGCTGTTCTGGTATCGGCGGGCCCTGATCGAACGCCCCTGGTCCCCGTTCAACGGGGCCGGTGGCCCCCGTCCCCCGCCCGTCGCCAGACCTCGATGA
- the mtnA gene encoding S-methyl-5-thioribose-1-phosphate isomerase has translation MTHHPTGPAPAVGPSIETVGWVGSARDGAVRLIDQTLLPVEFSRIDCRDVETVWEAIKMLRVRGAPAIGIAAAYGAVLGARGQGLGSVDAVVSSLRAAAAHLRTSRPTAVNLFWALDRMQRTAEAEATTAPGPEVLLDHLLDEARAIEQEDRAMCRAIGRFGAELLEPGHGILTHCNAGGLATSDYGTALAVIFSAVEQGKAVHVYADETRPLLQGARLTAWELQRRGIPVTLICDNMAPQVMKEGKIQAVVVGADRIAANGDTANKIGTYGVALAAKAHDIPFYVAAPSSTFDLSLPDGSSIPIEQRDPREITHGFGRQTAPEGVEVYNPAFDVTPSRMITAIITERGVIRPVTADAVADLIGT, from the coding sequence ATGACCCACCATCCCACCGGGCCCGCCCCCGCCGTCGGACCTTCGATCGAGACCGTAGGCTGGGTCGGCTCGGCTCGGGACGGTGCCGTCCGCCTGATCGACCAGACACTCCTGCCCGTCGAGTTCTCCCGGATCGACTGTCGGGACGTGGAGACGGTCTGGGAGGCGATCAAGATGCTCCGGGTCCGGGGAGCCCCGGCCATCGGCATCGCCGCGGCCTACGGCGCCGTGCTCGGGGCCCGGGGACAGGGGCTGGGCTCGGTCGATGCGGTCGTCTCCTCCCTCCGAGCCGCGGCGGCGCATCTCCGCACCAGCCGGCCGACGGCGGTCAACCTGTTCTGGGCCCTCGACCGGATGCAACGCACCGCGGAGGCCGAGGCGACGACCGCCCCCGGCCCCGAGGTGCTGCTTGACCACCTGCTCGACGAGGCTAGGGCCATAGAGCAGGAGGATCGCGCCATGTGCCGGGCCATCGGCCGATTCGGGGCGGAACTACTCGAACCGGGTCACGGGATCCTCACCCACTGCAACGCCGGAGGCCTCGCCACGTCCGACTACGGCACGGCCCTGGCGGTTATCTTTTCGGCCGTCGAACAGGGCAAGGCCGTCCACGTCTATGCCGACGAGACGAGACCGTTACTGCAAGGGGCCCGCCTGACCGCCTGGGAGCTCCAACGGCGAGGAATCCCCGTCACCCTGATTTGCGACAACATGGCCCCCCAGGTCATGAAGGAGGGGAAAATCCAGGCGGTCGTGGTCGGGGCCGATCGGATCGCCGCCAACGGCGACACCGCCAACAAGATCGGCACCTACGGCGTCGCCCTGGCCGCGAAGGCGCACGACATCCCCTTCTACGTCGCGGCACCGTCGAGCACCTTCGACCTCTCCCTCCCTGACGGCTCCTCGATCCCCATCGAGCAGCGCGATCCCCGCGAGATCACCCACGGCTTCGGCCGACAGACCGCCCCCGAAGGCGTGGAAGTCTACAACCCCGCCTTCGACGTGACGCCGAGCCGGATGATCACCGCGATCATCACCGAACGCGGCGTGATCCGACCCGTGACGGCCGATGCGGTCGCCGACCTGATCGGGACCTGA